In Etheostoma cragini isolate CJK2018 chromosome 9, CSU_Ecrag_1.0, whole genome shotgun sequence, the following are encoded in one genomic region:
- the aatf gene encoding protein AATF isoform X2 — MAGSFSQELEDLLNPLPKFADPEDEDDEATKAKVIERFNEDDDEDGGLSALRKHNSSLLSETDRRYVGKTVSRKQLLMDVDESGGEEGSIEEQDEEEDSLGDDDDDDDDDDDDDDEGTVRTFSQEKVDEEVEKGNAVKNQLALWDQMLEGRIKIQKALVTANQLPQPQTFPQFKRRGGAELAGELKNTHKALKALQRSLLELHDQTLYQNANTRSITQGKETAQGEDEVINSDDNEDEKESVQEKGVPKRKLEMAEYPDFMAKRFAAFQPYCNATLQKWHDKTRLTMGKSSKGFGAFDRNILTQVEQVMMDKERLVRRTQTQRSEYRVLGKKKASVLTSETVSTEGEEGEQLKANTHLKDLDEDIFDDDDFYHQLLRELIERKTSAADPNDQVAMGRQWLAIQKLRSKIKKKVDTKASKGRKVRFHIHSKLVNFMAPIDQSSVSDDARSELYRGLFGQNSTIRE; from the exons ATGGCAGGTTCATTTTCTCAGGAGCTAGAGGATTTGTTGAATCCTTTGCCTAAATTTGCTGATCCTGAGGATGAAGATGACGAGGCGACTAAAGCCAAAGTGATAGAAAGATTCAATGAGGACGACGATGAAGATGGGGGCCTAAGTGCACTGCGGAAGCATAATTCATCTCTGCTCTCAGAAACGGACAGACGGTATGTGGGGAAGACAGTCTCTCGTAAACAGCTGCTGATGGATGTTGATGAATCTGGTGGGGAGGAGGGCAGTATAGAAGAgcaagatgaagaagaggattCTTTaggggatgatgatgatgatgat gatgatgatgatgatgatgatgatgagggaACTGTCCGCACATTTTCTCAAGAGAAAGTAGACGAAGAGGTTGAGAAAGGGAATGCTGTGAAGAACCAGCTAGCCCTGTGGGACCAAATGCTTGAGGGTCGAATCAAAATACAGAAAGCTCTGGTGACTGCCAACCAGCTTCCACAGCCGCAGACCTTTCCACAGTTCAAGAGGAGAGGTGGAGCCGAGCTTGCGGGCGAGctgaaaaacacccacaaagcTTTGAAAGCTCTTCAAAGATCCCTCCTTGAGCTTCACGACCAGACGCTGTATCAGAATGCGAACACGAGGAGCATCACTCAAGGGAAGGAAACAGCTCAGGGTGAAGATGAGGTGATAAACAGTGATGATAATGAGGATGAAAAAGAATCTGTGCAGGAGAAGGGCGTGCCTAAACGAAAACTAGAGATGGCAGAGTACCCGGACTTCATGGCTAAACGGTTTGCTGCTTTTCAGCCTTACTGTAACGCCACGTTGCAAAAGTGGCATGATAAAACCAGACTGACTATGGGCAAAAGCAGCAAGGGTTTTGGGGCGTTCGACAGAAACATATTGACCCAGGTGGAGCAGGTGATGATGGACAAGGAAAGGCTGGTGCGACGCACCCAGACCCAACGCTCAGAATACAGAgtcctggggaaaaaaaaggcttcTGTTCTCACTTCTGAAACTGTCTccacagagggagaggagggagaacagctgaaagcaaacacacatcTAAAGGACCTGGATGAAGACatatttgatgatgatgatttctACCACCAGCTTCTAAGAGAGCTGATTGAACGCAAGACGAGTGCAGCTGACCCCAATGATCAGGTGGCTATGGGCAGGCAGTGGCTGGCAATCCAGAAATTGCGCAGCAAGATTAAGAAGAAGGTAGATACTAAAGCCAGCAAGGGCCGTAAAGTCAGATTCCACATCCACAGTAAACTGGTCAATTTTATGGCTCCTATTGACCAAAGCTCAGTGAGTGACGATGCACGCAGTGAACTGTATCGTGGCCTCTTTGGTCAGAACTCCACAATCAGGGAGTGA
- the aatf gene encoding protein AATF isoform X1 yields the protein MAGSFSQELEDLLNPLPKFADPEDEDDEATKAKVIERFNEDDDEDGGLSALRKHNSSLLSETDRRYVGKTVSRKQLLMDVDESGGEEGSIEEQDEEEDSLGDDDDDDENEEEEEEEELAGSDAQVGAQLSFPLGVDFHKLTEGMDDLGVSEDDSGEETEGSDEDDDETEDDDDDDDDDDEGTVRTFSQEKVDEEVEKGNAVKNQLALWDQMLEGRIKIQKALVTANQLPQPQTFPQFKRRGGAELAGELKNTHKALKALQRSLLELHDQTLYQNANTRSITQGKETAQGEDEVINSDDNEDEKESVQEKGVPKRKLEMAEYPDFMAKRFAAFQPYCNATLQKWHDKTRLTMGKSSKGFGAFDRNILTQVEQVMMDKERLVRRTQTQRSEYRVLGKKKASVLTSETVSTEGEEGEQLKANTHLKDLDEDIFDDDDFYHQLLRELIERKTSAADPNDQVAMGRQWLAIQKLRSKIKKKVDTKASKGRKVRFHIHSKLVNFMAPIDQSSVSDDARSELYRGLFGQNSTIRE from the coding sequence ATGGCAGGTTCATTTTCTCAGGAGCTAGAGGATTTGTTGAATCCTTTGCCTAAATTTGCTGATCCTGAGGATGAAGATGACGAGGCGACTAAAGCCAAAGTGATAGAAAGATTCAATGAGGACGACGATGAAGATGGGGGCCTAAGTGCACTGCGGAAGCATAATTCATCTCTGCTCTCAGAAACGGACAGACGGTATGTGGGGAAGACAGTCTCTCGTAAACAGCTGCTGATGGATGTTGATGAATCTGGTGGGGAGGAGGGCAGTATAGAAGAgcaagatgaagaagaggattCTTTaggggatgatgatgatgatgatgaaaatgaggaggaggaggaggaggaggagttggcGGGCAGTGATGCACAGGTAGGTGCTCAACTGTCCTTTCCTCTGGGAGTGGACTTCCACAAACTGACTGAGGGCATGGATGACCTGGGAGTTAGTGAAGATGACAGTGGTGAGGAGACTGAAGGCAGCGATGAAGATGATGACGAGACGGAagacgacgatgatgatgatgatgatgatgatgagggaACTGTCCGCACATTTTCTCAAGAGAAAGTAGACGAAGAGGTTGAGAAAGGGAATGCTGTGAAGAACCAGCTAGCCCTGTGGGACCAAATGCTTGAGGGTCGAATCAAAATACAGAAAGCTCTGGTGACTGCCAACCAGCTTCCACAGCCGCAGACCTTTCCACAGTTCAAGAGGAGAGGTGGAGCCGAGCTTGCGGGCGAGctgaaaaacacccacaaagcTTTGAAAGCTCTTCAAAGATCCCTCCTTGAGCTTCACGACCAGACGCTGTATCAGAATGCGAACACGAGGAGCATCACTCAAGGGAAGGAAACAGCTCAGGGTGAAGATGAGGTGATAAACAGTGATGATAATGAGGATGAAAAAGAATCTGTGCAGGAGAAGGGCGTGCCTAAACGAAAACTAGAGATGGCAGAGTACCCGGACTTCATGGCTAAACGGTTTGCTGCTTTTCAGCCTTACTGTAACGCCACGTTGCAAAAGTGGCATGATAAAACCAGACTGACTATGGGCAAAAGCAGCAAGGGTTTTGGGGCGTTCGACAGAAACATATTGACCCAGGTGGAGCAGGTGATGATGGACAAGGAAAGGCTGGTGCGACGCACCCAGACCCAACGCTCAGAATACAGAgtcctggggaaaaaaaaggcttcTGTTCTCACTTCTGAAACTGTCTccacagagggagaggagggagaacagctgaaagcaaacacacatcTAAAGGACCTGGATGAAGACatatttgatgatgatgatttctACCACCAGCTTCTAAGAGAGCTGATTGAACGCAAGACGAGTGCAGCTGACCCCAATGATCAGGTGGCTATGGGCAGGCAGTGGCTGGCAATCCAGAAATTGCGCAGCAAGATTAAGAAGAAGGTAGATACTAAAGCCAGCAAGGGCCGTAAAGTCAGATTCCACATCCACAGTAAACTGGTCAATTTTATGGCTCCTATTGACCAAAGCTCAGTGAGTGACGATGCACGCAGTGAACTGTATCGTGGCCTCTTTGGTCAGAACTCCACAATCAGGGAGTGA
- the magoh gene encoding protein mago nashi homolog, whose amino-acid sequence MSTSDFYLRYYVGHKGKFGHEFLEFEFRPDGKLRYANNSNYKNDVMIRKEAYVHKSVMEELKRIIDDSEITKEDDALWPPPDRVGRQELEIVIGDEHISFTTSKIGSLIDVNQSKDPEGLRVFYYLVQDLKCLVFSLIGLHFKIKPI is encoded by the exons ATGTCAACGAGTGATTTCTATTTGAGATATTATGTTGGACACAAGGGAAAGTTTGGACACGAGTTCCTGGAATTTGAATTCAGACCTGACG GTAAACTGAGGTACGCAAACAACAGCAACTACAAGAATGACGTCATGATCAGGAAAGAG GCATATGTACACAAAAGTGTGATGGAGGAGCTGAAGAGAATCATTGATGACAGTGAGATCACCAAGGAAGATGATGCCCTGTGGCCGCCTCCTGACAGAGTTGGCAGACAG GAATTGGAGATTGTCATTGGAGATGAGCATATTTCATTCACAACCTCCAAAATTGGCTCTTTGATTGACGTCAACCAGTCCAA GGACCCTGAAGGTCTTCGTGTGTTCTACTACCTGGTGCAAGATCTGAAATGCCTGGTCTTCAGTCTCATTGGCCTACACTTCAAGATCAAGCCTATCTAA
- the cpt2 gene encoding carnitine O-palmitoyltransferase 2, mitochondrial: protein MASLLSMQSFKNLRKSGSVTLINVTSTLGISKRNYSSEKASSTEYLHQSVVPSMHYQKSLPRLPIPKLEDTVKRYLAAQRPLLDVDQFRTTEKLAKDFQNGVGKQLHEELVAQDKKNMHTSYISGPWFDMYLSARESVVLNFNPFMSFNPDPKTEYNNQLVRATNMVCSAVRFMKTLRAGLLEPEVFHLNPAKSDTDGFKRFIRWVPSSLSWYGAYMVNAYPLDMSQYFRLFNSTRIPKSGRDMLFTDEKARHLLVMRKGNMYVFDVVDRDGNLVKPAEIQSHLNYILSDPTLAPAFPLGVLTSENRDVWAELREKLTAAGNVEDLWIVDSALFCLSLDDESMRDHIQISHNMLHGDGCNRWYDKSFSIILTKDGQAAINFEHSWGDGVAVLRFQNEIFNDTTEQPLVHPGSAAAAVDSASAVRRLQFNLDRDLENGIKKAKENFDLAVSKLTIDAMEFKKGGKEKLKKSKLSPDAIAQLAFQMGFLRQYGQTVATYESCSTAAFKHGRTETIRPATIHTERCSRAFVCQPDQHSVEELQAMLSECSKYHGQLTKEAAMGQGFDRHLFALRYLAHSKNQALHSLYTDPAYAAINHNILSTSTLTSPAVNLGGFAPVVPDGFGVGYGVHDDWIGCNVSSYPARNVHEFLQCVHKSLEDIFTVLEGKKLS from the exons ATGGCCAGTCTGCTTTCAATGCAAAGCTTTAAAAATCTGAGGAAATCCGGAAGCGTAACGTTAATTAATGTAACTTCTACTCTGGGAATCAGTAAGCGAAACTACAGCAGCGAAAAAGCGTCTTCAACCGAGTATTTGCACCAAAGTGTTGTCCCATCGATGCATTACCAGAAGAGTTTACCCAG GCTACCCATACCAAAGTTGGAGGATACTGTCAAAAGGTATTTAGCTGCGCAGAGGCCTCTGTTGGATGTTGACCAGTTCAG AACAACAGAGAAACTTGCAAAAGATTTCCAGAATGGTGTGGGGAAACAGCTGCATGAGGAACTGGTAGCtcaggacaaaaaaaatatgcacacaagCTACATCTCAG GCCCATGGTTTGACATGTATCTTTCTGCTCGCGAATCTGTGGTGCTTAACTTCAATCCCTTCATGTCCTTCAATCCTGACCCTAAGACAGAGTACAATAACCAGCTTGTGCGTGCGACAAATATGGTTTGTTCGGCAGTGCGCTTCATGAAAACACTGCGAGCCGGATTACTGGAGCCAGAAGTTTTCCACCTCAACCCGGCAAAGAGTGACACAGACGGCTTTAAAAGGTTTATCCGCTGGGTCCCATCTTCACTGTCTTGGTATGGAGCTTACATGGTTAATGCTTACCCCCTGGACATGTCTCAATACTTTCGTCTCTTCAACTCAACTCGGATTCCCAAGAGTGGTAGAGACATGTTATTTACTGATGAGAAAGCACGACATCTCCTAGTTATGAGGAAAGGCAACATGTATGTGTTTGATGTTGTAGACAGGGATGGGAATTTGGTGAAGCCTGCAGAGATCCAGTCCCACTTGAATTACATTTTGTCTGACCCGACGCTAGCGCCTGCCTTTCCTCTTGGAGTCCTGACCAGTGAAAACAGGGATGTGTGGGCCGAACTGAGGGAGAAGCTGACAGCCGCTGGAAATGTCGAGGATTTATGGATTGTTGACAGCGCCCTTTTCTGTCTCAGTCTGGATGATGAAAGCATGAGGGACCATATTCAAATCTCCCATAACATGCTGCATGGCGACGGCTGCAATCGGTGGTACGACAAGTCCTTCAGCATCATTCTGACCAAAGACGGACAGGCAGCCATCAATTTTGAGCACTCCTGGGGCGACGGCGTTGCAGTGCTTCGCTTTCAAAATGAGATCTTCAACGACACAACAGAGCAGCCACTGGTACACCCgggctctgctgctgctgctgtggattCAGCCTCTGCTGTGCGCAGACTACAGTTCAACCTGGACCGCGATCTGGAGAATGGCATCAAAAAAGCCAAGGAGAACTTTGACTTGGCTGTATCCAAACTCACCATTGATGCCATGGAGTTCAAAAAAGGTGGCAAGGAGAAGTTAAAGAAGAGTAAGTTGAGTCCAGATGCTATAGCCCAGCTGGCTTTTCAAATGGGTTTTCTGAGGCAGTATGGACAGACAGTGGCCACATATGAGTCCTGTAGCACCGCGGCGTTCAAGCATGGGCGCACAGAGACCATCCGGCCAGCCACTATACACACGGAACGATGTTCACGTGCCTTTGTTTGCCAACCAGACCAACACAGTGTGGAGGAACTACAGGCTATGCTGAGTGAATGCTCTAAATATCATGGACAGCTCACCAAAGAAGCAGCTATGG GCCAAGGTTTTGACCGTCACCTGTTTGCCCTGAGATACCTGGCCCATTCAAAGAACCAGGCTCTGCATAGCCTGTACACAGACCCAGCTTATGCTGCAATCAACCACAACATCCTCTCCACCAGCACCCTTACCAGTCCAGCTGTGAACCTTGGTGGCTTTGCCCCAGTAGTCCCCGATGGGTTTGGCGTTGGCTACGGTGTCCATGATGACTGGATCGGCTGCAATGTTTCCAGCTACCCGGCTCGCAACGTCCACGAATTCCTGCAGTGTGTCCACAAGTCCTTGGAGGACATTTTTACTGTCTTGGAAGGAAAGAAACTCAGCTAA